In Abditibacteriota bacterium, the following are encoded in one genomic region:
- a CDS encoding corrinoid protein: protein MADLNKLAEGIISGRVPVVVELTKEALAEGITPDRILNEGLVAGMNVVGEKFKANEFYVPEVLIAARAMQNAMNILKPELQKAGVESKGTVAIGTVKGDLHDIGKNLVAMMMEGAGFEIMDLGVDVKPEQFVEAVQKGANIICMSALLTTTMPSMLETIDALKEANLRENAKVMVGGAPVTQSYCDEIGADSYAADAATAVDKAKELLNVA from the coding sequence ATGGCTGATCTTAACAAATTGGCTGAAGGGATCATTTCGGGCAGAGTGCCCGTTGTAGTCGAACTTACCAAGGAAGCGCTGGCGGAGGGCATTACCCCCGACCGGATCCTGAACGAAGGTCTGGTAGCCGGCATGAACGTAGTGGGCGAGAAGTTCAAGGCCAACGAATTCTACGTCCCCGAGGTCCTCATAGCGGCCCGGGCCATGCAGAACGCCATGAACATACTGAAGCCCGAATTGCAGAAGGCGGGCGTGGAGAGCAAGGGCACTGTGGCCATAGGCACCGTCAAGGGCGACCTCCACGACATAGGCAAGAATCTGGTGGCCATGATGATGGAAGGCGCCGGCTTTGAGATCATGGATCTGGGCGTGGACGTAAAGCCCGAGCAGTTCGTGGAAGCCGTGCAGAAGGGCGCAAACATCATATGTATGTCCGCGCTGCTGACCACCACCATGCCTTCCATGCTGGAGACCATCGACGCTCTCAAGGAGGCCAACCTCCGGGAGAACGCCAAGGTCATGGTGGGAGGCGCTCCCGTGACCCAGTCCTACTGCGACGAGATAGGAGCCGACAGCTACGCTGCCGACGCCGCCACCGCCGTGGACAAGGCCAAGGAGCTGCTGAACGTAGCTTAA
- a CDS encoding NADH-quinone oxidoreductase subunit NuoF, translated as MADPKINIVADLESLRDKVSAARNAEKIRISLCMGNGCLAAGAGEVYTALKDSLAKHGIATKSDLFDEGVKDNINYTHTGCQGMCQHGPLLQIDPDNDSDKGITYMKVTVDDVDEIVEKTVMKGEVIDRLLHTDANGKSYKNYKDIPFYQLQTFVTMKDCGRINPHDIREYIGIGGYLGLANALRSTPADVIKTMTDSGLKGRGGGGFPTGVKWNFCAKETEPKKYVVCNGDEGDPGAFMDDAIMEGSPHSILEGMIIAGFAIGADEGWIYVRAEYPHAVKSLGIAIEEARKYGLLGDNILGSGMKFDIHIKEGAGAFVCGEETALLASIEGKRGMPRPKPPFPAHSGLFGKPTIINNVETFANVPKIMLLGADEFKKNGVEGSYGTKTFSITGDIVNSGLIEVPMGTKMSDIVYKIGGGVLNNAKLKAVQVGGPSGGCVPADKADVSMDYDSVKAVGAIVGSGGLVVMSETACMVDVAKYFMTFTQSESCGKCTMCREGTKRMLEILTKICDGKGEDGDIETLEELAKAVSDGSLCALGKTAPNPVLSTLRYFRNEYEAHIYDKKCPAGKCTAFKTYHIIPDKCKGCSLCSKKCPVGAISGELKKPFVIDSEKCIKCGVCAATCKFGAIEF; from the coding sequence ATGGCCGACCCCAAGATTAACATCGTAGCCGATCTCGAAAGCCTGCGGGACAAGGTTTCGGCAGCGCGCAATGCGGAAAAGATCCGCATATCCCTGTGTATGGGCAACGGCTGTCTGGCCGCCGGCGCCGGCGAAGTATATACCGCCCTCAAGGATTCTCTTGCCAAGCACGGTATCGCCACCAAGTCCGACCTGTTTGACGAAGGCGTCAAGGACAACATCAACTACACCCATACCGGCTGCCAGGGCATGTGCCAGCACGGCCCCCTGCTTCAGATAGACCCCGACAACGACTCGGACAAGGGCATCACCTACATGAAGGTCACCGTGGACGACGTCGATGAGATAGTAGAAAAGACCGTCATGAAGGGCGAGGTGATAGACAGACTGCTCCACACCGACGCCAACGGCAAGAGCTACAAGAATTACAAGGACATCCCCTTCTATCAGCTCCAGACCTTTGTCACCATGAAGGACTGCGGCCGCATCAATCCCCACGATATACGCGAATATATAGGCATCGGCGGCTATCTGGGTCTGGCCAACGCTCTCCGCTCCACTCCCGCCGACGTGATCAAGACCATGACCGACTCCGGCCTCAAGGGCCGCGGCGGCGGCGGCTTCCCCACCGGCGTGAAGTGGAACTTCTGCGCCAAGGAGACGGAGCCCAAGAAATACGTGGTCTGCAACGGTGACGAGGGCGACCCCGGCGCCTTTATGGACGACGCCATTATGGAAGGCAGCCCCCACTCCATCCTGGAGGGTATGATCATAGCCGGCTTCGCCATAGGAGCCGACGAAGGCTGGATCTACGTGAGAGCCGAGTATCCCCACGCCGTCAAGAGCCTGGGCATCGCCATCGAAGAAGCCAGAAAGTACGGGCTCCTGGGCGACAACATCCTGGGCAGCGGCATGAAGTTTGACATACACATCAAGGAAGGCGCCGGCGCTTTCGTCTGCGGCGAAGAGACCGCTCTGCTGGCCTCCATCGAGGGCAAGCGCGGTATGCCTCGCCCCAAGCCTCCTTTCCCTGCCCATTCCGGTCTGTTTGGCAAGCCCACCATCATCAACAACGTGGAGACTTTTGCCAACGTGCCCAAGATCATGCTGCTGGGCGCCGATGAATTCAAGAAGAACGGCGTCGAGGGCTCCTACGGCACCAAGACCTTCTCCATCACCGGCGACATCGTGAACTCCGGTCTGATCGAAGTGCCCATGGGCACCAAGATGAGCGACATAGTGTACAAGATCGGCGGCGGCGTCCTCAACAACGCCAAGCTGAAGGCCGTCCAGGTGGGCGGACCCTCCGGCGGCTGCGTGCCTGCCGACAAGGCCGACGTGTCCATGGACTATGATTCCGTCAAGGCTGTGGGCGCCATCGTGGGCTCCGGCGGTCTGGTAGTCATGTCCGAGACAGCCTGTATGGTGGACGTAGCCAAGTACTTCATGACCTTCACTCAGTCCGAATCCTGCGGCAAGTGTACCATGTGCCGCGAGGGGACCAAGAGAATGCTGGAGATCCTCACCAAGATCTGCGACGGCAAGGGTGAGGACGGAGATATCGAGACTCTCGAAGAGCTGGCCAAGGCCGTATCCGACGGTTCGCTGTGCGCTCTGGGCAAGACTGCCCCCAACCCCGTACTCTCTACTCTGAGATATTTCAGAAACGAATACGAAGCGCATATCTATGACAAGAAATGTCCCGCCGGCAAGTGCACCGCCTTCAAGACTTATCACATCATACCCGACAAGTGCAAGGGCTGCTCCCTCTGCTCCAAGAAGTGCCCCGTGGGCGCTATCAGCGGCGAGCTGAAAAAGCCCTTCGTCATCGACAGCGAAAAGTGCATCAAGTGCGGCGTATGCGCGGCCACCTGCAAGTTCGGCGCTATTGAGTTCTGA
- a CDS encoding [FeFe] hydrogenase, group A yields the protein MSGTITINNQPVAFDKEKSLLEVITNAGIDLHTLCYNKQLAPFGACRMCIVENEKGMLMTACTTAPADGMIIKTHTPRVNRIRKMALELILGNHPSECQTCDKSGHCRLQDAANAYGVDKIRFKKPEKDPKVDNFGPSLIRDNNKCVLCGNCVRVCEEIQGVKAISFAGRGSNSKIACAFDAPLAESTCINCGQCLAVCPTGAITPLDQTALVKEAIADENKIVVFQFAPSVRAALTEEYGIDTAPKAMAKAATALKMMGVDYVFDTNWSADLTIWEEATEFLGRVKKGERLPLFTSCCPAWIKYCEEFYPEFLQNLSTCKSPQGMLSAYVKKYLAEDLDLDMTGKQFYVVSVMPCTAKKYEASRKQLVTKDGERETDVVLTSQEVIKLFREYGFNLADMAETQLDNPLSQYTGGGVIFGVSGGVAEAVVRFVMNDGGVVEACRGTQELKEIDLDYKGITVKVAIVNGMDNAGKLIESIKSGEKEYTIIEVMCCRGGCIGGGGQPVPNEMAQRELRKDTIYNADVLAALKNPADNPDVKAIYERHLGEPNSHAAHEILHTSYEARNKVTGRWPEEE from the coding sequence ATGAGTGGAACAATTACTATCAACAATCAGCCGGTAGCTTTTGACAAAGAAAAAAGCCTTCTGGAAGTCATAACCAACGCAGGTATCGACCTGCATACTCTCTGCTACAACAAGCAGCTGGCCCCCTTCGGCGCCTGCCGCATGTGCATAGTGGAAAACGAAAAGGGCATGCTGATGACTGCCTGCACCACCGCCCCGGCGGACGGCATGATCATCAAGACCCACACCCCCAGAGTGAACCGCATCCGCAAGATGGCTCTGGAGCTGATACTGGGCAACCATCCCTCCGAATGCCAGACCTGCGACAAGTCGGGTCACTGCCGGCTGCAGGATGCCGCCAACGCCTACGGCGTGGACAAGATCCGCTTCAAGAAGCCCGAAAAGGATCCCAAGGTGGACAACTTCGGTCCTTCCCTGATCCGTGACAACAACAAGTGCGTGCTCTGCGGCAACTGCGTCCGGGTGTGCGAGGAGATCCAGGGCGTCAAGGCCATCAGCTTTGCCGGCCGCGGCTCCAACTCCAAGATCGCCTGCGCCTTTGACGCGCCTCTTGCAGAGTCCACCTGTATCAACTGCGGTCAGTGTCTGGCCGTGTGCCCCACCGGCGCCATCACTCCTCTGGATCAGACTGCTCTGGTGAAGGAAGCCATCGCCGACGAGAACAAGATCGTGGTGTTCCAGTTCGCTCCTTCCGTCCGGGCCGCCCTCACCGAAGAGTACGGCATCGACACTGCTCCCAAGGCCATGGCCAAGGCTGCCACCGCCCTGAAGATGATGGGCGTGGACTACGTGTTCGATACCAACTGGTCCGCCGACCTCACCATCTGGGAAGAGGCCACCGAGTTCCTGGGCCGCGTGAAGAAGGGCGAGAGACTGCCTCTCTTCACCAGCTGCTGCCCCGCCTGGATCAAGTACTGCGAGGAGTTCTATCCCGAGTTCCTTCAGAACCTGTCCACCTGCAAGAGCCCTCAGGGCATGCTCAGCGCCTACGTGAAGAAGTATCTGGCCGAGGATCTGGATCTGGATATGACCGGCAAGCAGTTCTACGTGGTCAGCGTGATGCCCTGTACTGCCAAGAAGTATGAGGCCTCCAGAAAGCAGCTGGTCACCAAGGACGGCGAGCGGGAGACCGACGTGGTCCTCACCAGCCAGGAAGTCATCAAGCTCTTCAGAGAGTACGGCTTCAATCTGGCCGATATGGCCGAGACCCAGCTGGACAATCCTCTCAGCCAGTACACCGGCGGCGGCGTGATATTCGGCGTGTCCGGCGGCGTGGCCGAAGCCGTGGTCCGCTTTGTCATGAATGACGGCGGCGTGGTCGAGGCCTGCAGAGGCACTCAGGAGCTGAAGGAGATCGATCTGGACTACAAGGGTATCACCGTGAAGGTAGCCATCGTCAACGGCATGGACAACGCGGGCAAGCTCATCGAGTCCATCAAGTCCGGTGAGAAGGAATACACCATCATCGAAGTCATGTGTTGCCGCGGCGGCTGCATCGGCGGCGGCGGACAGCCCGTGCCCAACGAGATGGCTCAGAGAGAGCTGAGAAAGGACACCATCTACAACGCAGACGTCCTGGCTGCTCTCAAGAACCCTGCCGACAACCCCGACGTGAAGGCCATCTACGAGCGCCATCTGGGAGAGCCCAATTCCCATGCCGCTCACGAGATACTCCACACCAGCTACGAAGCGAGAAACAAGGTCACCGGCCGGTGGCCCGAGGAAGAATAA
- a CDS encoding TolC family protein, protein MKKICLSCFLFLLCLASCLAQENAPAGPFSLDECIAMACVVNPDLAIARNNLESSGTNVTRALSQYFPQLSLSNDTFEIAEKKHRTMDKGTTLSASLKLFDMGLRELNLSAARSSREQQQQNYYRTLQTVVFNVSRAYYNLLKNRELLEVSRSAVEYYEQLEKETEAQIEQGVAAPVDILSIQSQLANSRVSLLTGQSNAKEALNDLQNTIGLPITEGFDVKGGAPEDDRELESLEEYIRLALDHRSDLTAQDHAVNAAETDKKIAQREYLPKLDVTGSYNRYFDRDRLYTSDARIMGTISLNIFDGFSREATVKARKLSLDNARITREDLVNDITHAVTSLYSDILIARDQIEASKAGLEAARKNREVQTEKYSADMATNLDILNAQMQLDTALSNSINSKYNYKIDLIEMDYQTGTIGIIGAEQNEKEE, encoded by the coding sequence ATGAAGAAAATATGCCTATCATGTTTTCTGTTTTTGCTGTGCCTGGCCTCCTGCCTGGCTCAGGAAAACGCGCCGGCGGGTCCTTTTTCCCTGGACGAGTGCATCGCCATGGCCTGCGTGGTCAATCCGGACCTGGCCATAGCCCGCAACAATCTGGAGTCCTCCGGGACCAACGTGACCCGGGCGCTCAGCCAGTATTTTCCACAGCTCTCCCTGTCCAACGACACCTTTGAGATAGCCGAGAAGAAGCACAGGACCATGGACAAGGGCACCACCCTGTCCGCCTCTCTGAAGCTCTTTGACATGGGCCTCAGGGAGCTGAACCTCAGCGCCGCCAGGTCCTCCAGGGAGCAGCAGCAGCAAAACTACTACCGCACCCTGCAGACAGTGGTCTTCAACGTGAGCCGGGCCTACTACAATCTGCTGAAGAACCGTGAGCTCCTGGAGGTATCCCGGAGCGCCGTGGAGTATTATGAGCAGCTGGAAAAGGAGACCGAGGCTCAGATAGAGCAGGGGGTCGCCGCGCCGGTGGACATCCTGTCCATCCAGTCCCAGCTGGCCAACTCCCGGGTGTCTCTGCTCACCGGTCAGAGCAACGCGAAGGAAGCCCTGAACGATCTGCAGAACACCATAGGCCTCCCCATCACCGAAGGCTTTGACGTCAAGGGCGGCGCCCCGGAGGACGACCGGGAGCTGGAGTCTCTCGAAGAGTATATCCGGCTGGCCCTTGACCACCGGTCCGACCTGACCGCTCAGGACCACGCCGTCAATGCTGCCGAGACGGACAAGAAGATCGCCCAGAGGGAATATCTGCCCAAGCTGGACGTGACCGGCTCCTACAACCGGTATTTTGACCGGGACCGGCTCTACACGAGTGACGCCCGGATCATGGGGACCATCAGCCTCAACATATTTGACGGCTTTTCCCGGGAAGCCACGGTGAAGGCCAGAAAGCTGTCCCTGGACAACGCCAGGATCACCAGGGAGGACCTGGTCAACGACATCACTCATGCCGTCACCTCCCTCTACAGCGACATACTCATAGCCAGGGACCAGATCGAGGCCAGCAAGGCAGGTCTGGAGGCAGCCCGCAAGAACAGAGAGGTCCAGACCGAAAAGTATTCCGCCGACATGGCTACCAATCTGGACATCCTCAACGCTCAGATGCAGCTGGACACCGCTCTCTCCAACAGCATCAACTCCAAATACAACTACAAGATAGATCTCATAGAGATGGACTATCAGACAGGCACGATAGGCATTATAGGAGCCGAGCAGAATGAAAAAGAAGAATAG
- a CDS encoding alpha-mannosidase, with protein MPSQNAVLRTRLGELRSLVITDARDIEGWDCENALYKDFGKYEYLGNKRTVNIGDVWAKAGQTAFFSTRVRIPDEWEGSYVAFEFLASGEGLLSVDGQPFSGIDDNRGYVRLAEKAEAGREYLLEIEIKTGGYHEYLPRDERMPFVLRSSRMYVIDKETEAAGFDFLVPFEVASALEDELLKNAVYDVLARCFHMVDFTKKGDRAYLRSALAEARAALAKELAAIDFHRALGEAVYTGHSHIDVAWLWPLKESMRKVGRTYSTVTSLMDEFPEYYFNCSQVPLYLYLKQHFPSVYKKVKARVKEGRFEPIGGTWVENDTNLLSGESLVRQCLYGQRFFMKEFGKKVRVGWLPDVFGYSYSLPQIYKKAGIDYFMTTKLTWNDTNPFPWKVFKWEGIDGSRLKCFLSNTYVDNLDFPGHYRTVVKNYPDKLTEPDYLAVYGFGDGGGGPTRFNLEKIRRLSNAPGFPRARTGTAESFFTDSVEKASDRLPVWNGELYFEYHRGTYTSQANNKKNNRRCEIALRNAEILCSMAKKCGFAYPKKDLTSMWETVLLNHFHDIIPGSSIREVYRESGEQYSAVLKKADKLTRKAARFIADSIGVGKDQLVVFNLLSHLRTDAIEIKGAPFGLQAFDSDGSPLPSQYESDTLVIEVPDVPPMGFKLITLKKGKPDKKHDFSFLSGRLNTPFFEIVFNEDGTIGRIWDAEAERDVLRENARANLLQVFEDKPTAYDAWEIEPTYKERSDEFRLVSGPNLVFAGPVRCVLRSKYAYGQSSITQDMILWTDRGTIDFRTSVSWHERNTLLKTAFPVDVRSNRASYEIAYGTIERSTNSNTTWEQAQFEVSGHRFADLSETGFGVSILNDCKYGWDIKGSDMRLSLLRAPTSPDPEADQGEHSFTYSLFPHTDDCLFDTVLYAHELNNPLLFEGGVAAEDAPATYGCFAEVLTGNAIIDCIKEAEDDPGAYILRLYEPYGARGEVRVAFDDPLIYCCETDLLEETCGGAELDEEDCLSFVIRPYEIRTFKVMFRREDGEE; from the coding sequence ATGCCTTCACAAAACGCTGTATTGCGCACCCGTCTGGGAGAGCTCAGGAGCCTGGTCATCACCGACGCAAGGGATATAGAGGGCTGGGATTGCGAGAACGCCCTGTACAAGGACTTTGGAAAATACGAATATCTCGGGAACAAACGTACCGTCAATATAGGAGACGTATGGGCGAAAGCCGGTCAGACCGCCTTTTTCTCCACCCGGGTCAGGATACCCGACGAGTGGGAGGGGAGCTACGTGGCCTTTGAATTCCTGGCTTCCGGCGAGGGGCTTTTGTCCGTGGACGGCCAGCCCTTCTCGGGCATAGACGACAACCGGGGCTACGTGCGTCTGGCGGAAAAGGCCGAGGCCGGCAGGGAATACCTGCTGGAGATAGAGATCAAGACCGGAGGCTATCACGAATATCTGCCCCGGGATGAGCGTATGCCCTTCGTGCTGCGCTCCAGCCGCATGTACGTCATAGACAAGGAAACGGAGGCGGCGGGCTTTGACTTTCTGGTGCCCTTCGAGGTGGCCTCCGCCCTGGAGGACGAGCTGCTCAAAAACGCCGTCTATGACGTGCTGGCCCGGTGCTTCCATATGGTGGACTTTACCAAAAAGGGCGACAGGGCATATCTCCGGTCCGCCCTGGCCGAGGCCCGCGCCGCTCTGGCAAAGGAGCTGGCGGCCATAGATTTTCACCGGGCCCTGGGCGAGGCTGTTTACACCGGCCATTCCCATATAGACGTGGCCTGGCTGTGGCCTCTCAAGGAATCCATGAGAAAGGTGGGGCGCACCTATTCCACCGTCACCAGCCTCATGGACGAATTTCCGGAATACTATTTCAACTGCTCTCAGGTGCCCCTGTACCTCTATCTGAAGCAGCACTTCCCCTCGGTGTACAAGAAAGTGAAGGCCCGGGTCAAAGAGGGCCGGTTTGAGCCCATAGGCGGCACCTGGGTGGAAAACGACACCAATCTGCTGTCGGGAGAGAGCCTGGTCCGCCAGTGCCTCTACGGCCAGCGGTTCTTTATGAAGGAGTTCGGCAAAAAGGTCCGGGTAGGGTGGCTGCCCGACGTGTTCGGCTACTCCTACAGTCTGCCCCAGATATACAAAAAGGCGGGCATAGACTACTTCATGACCACCAAGCTCACCTGGAACGACACCAACCCCTTCCCCTGGAAGGTGTTCAAGTGGGAGGGCATAGACGGCTCCCGCCTGAAGTGCTTCCTGTCCAATACCTACGTGGACAATCTGGACTTTCCCGGCCATTACAGGACCGTAGTCAAGAACTATCCCGACAAGCTCACCGAGCCGGACTATCTGGCCGTGTACGGCTTCGGGGACGGAGGCGGCGGCCCCACCAGATTCAATCTGGAGAAGATACGCCGTCTGTCCAACGCTCCCGGCTTCCCCCGGGCCCGCACAGGCACCGCGGAGAGCTTTTTTACCGACTCGGTGGAAAAGGCTTCGGACCGGCTCCCCGTCTGGAACGGCGAGCTGTATTTTGAATACCACAGGGGCACCTACACCTCTCAGGCCAACAACAAGAAGAACAACCGCAGGTGCGAGATAGCCCTGAGGAACGCCGAGATACTGTGCTCCATGGCCAAAAAATGCGGCTTCGCCTATCCCAAGAAGGACCTGACCTCCATGTGGGAGACCGTGCTGCTCAATCATTTCCACGACATCATACCCGGCTCCAGCATCCGGGAGGTGTACCGGGAGTCCGGCGAGCAGTATAGCGCCGTGCTGAAAAAGGCTGACAAGCTCACCCGCAAGGCAGCCCGGTTCATAGCCGATTCCATCGGCGTGGGCAAGGACCAGCTGGTGGTGTTCAACCTGCTGAGCCATCTGAGGACCGACGCCATAGAGATCAAGGGAGCCCCCTTCGGGCTGCAGGCCTTTGACAGCGACGGCTCGCCTCTCCCCAGCCAGTACGAGTCCGACACTCTGGTCATAGAGGTGCCCGACGTGCCTCCCATGGGCTTCAAGCTGATCACCCTCAAAAAGGGCAAGCCGGACAAAAAGCACGACTTTTCCTTCCTTTCCGGCCGGCTGAACACCCCCTTCTTTGAGATAGTGTTCAACGAGGACGGCACCATAGGCAGGATCTGGGACGCGGAGGCCGAGAGAGACGTGCTCCGCGAAAACGCCAGAGCCAACCTGCTGCAGGTCTTTGAGGACAAGCCCACCGCCTACGACGCCTGGGAGATAGAGCCCACTTACAAGGAGAGGTCCGACGAGTTCCGGCTGGTGTCCGGACCCAATCTGGTGTTTGCGGGCCCCGTCCGCTGCGTCCTCCGCAGCAAATACGCCTACGGCCAGAGCAGCATCACCCAGGATATGATCCTGTGGACCGACCGGGGCACCATCGACTTCCGGACCTCCGTCAGCTGGCACGAGCGCAACACTCTGCTGAAGACCGCCTTCCCGGTGGACGTGCGCAGCAACAGGGCTTCCTACGAGATAGCCTACGGCACCATCGAGAGGAGCACCAACAGCAACACCACCTGGGAGCAGGCCCAGTTCGAGGTGTCCGGGCACAGGTTCGCCGACCTGTCGGAGACCGGCTTCGGAGTCAGCATCCTCAACGACTGCAAATACGGCTGGGACATCAAGGGCAGCGACATGAGGCTCAGCCTGCTGAGGGCCCCCACCAGCCCGGACCCCGAGGCGGACCAGGGAGAGCACAGCTTTACCTACAGCCTGTTCCCCCACACGGACGACTGTCTCTTTGACACGGTCCTCTACGCCCACGAGCTCAACAACCCCCTGCTGTTTGAGGGAGGAGTGGCTGCCGAAGACGCGCCGGCGACCTACGGCTGCTTTGCCGAGGTGCTGACGGGCAACGCCATCATTGACTGCATCAAGGAGGCGGAGGACGACCCCGGCGCCTATATACTCAGGCTCTACGAGCCCTACGGGGCCAGAGGCGAGGTGAGGGTGGCCTTTGACGACCCCCTGATCTACTGCTGCGAGACGGACCTGCTGGAGGAGACCTGCGGCGGCGCCGAGCTGGACGAGGAGGACTGCCTGTCCTTTGTCATCAGGCCCTATGAGATACGCACCTTCAAGGTGATGTTCCGCCGGGAAGACGGGGAAGAATAG
- a CDS encoding AAA family ATPase yields the protein TVDFKNTIIIMTSNLGSDIIREHDYDRDFEKIKTLLTELLLRSFKPEFINRIDELLFFRSLAKEHIRRICALQLRYLQERVASRGLTLEFDDAAMDKLSDMGYDGEFGARPLKRTIQREIQDPLAMKLLDGEFRPQDRIRCGVREDSFVFEKA from the coding sequence ACGGTGGACTTCAAGAACACCATCATCATCATGACCAGCAACCTGGGCAGCGACATCATCAGAGAGCACGACTACGACAGAGACTTTGAGAAGATCAAGACCCTGCTGACCGAGCTGCTGCTCCGCAGCTTCAAGCCCGAGTTCATCAACCGTATTGACGAGCTGCTCTTCTTCAGGAGCCTGGCCAAGGAGCACATCCGCAGGATATGCGCTCTGCAGCTGCGCTACCTGCAGGAGCGGGTGGCCTCCAGAGGCCTCACTCTGGAATTTGACGATGCCGCCATGGACAAGCTAAGCGACATGGGCTATGACGGCGAGTTCGGCGCCAGGCCTCTCAAGAGGACCATCCAAAGGGAGATACAGGATCCGCTGGCCATGAAGCTGCTGGACGGCGAATTCAGACCCCAGGACAGGATCCGGTGCGGGGTCAGGGAGGACAGCTTCGTATTTGAAAAAGCGTAA
- a CDS encoding NAD(P)H-dependent oxidoreductase subunit E — MSCACALDDPDGIKAFVGSLVAEHGKDRHHLIPILQAIQSLYNYLPKELLLEVSAQTGIPLSNIYGVATFYAFFSLDPKGKNMIKVCNGTACHVRNNKPIIEAALKVCNIPEGGITSEDRLFSVEKVNCLGACGLAPAVVVNGKVYGHVTPDKITALINELKAKEEA; from the coding sequence ATGAGTTGTGCATGTGCATTAGACGACCCTGATGGGATCAAAGCGTTTGTGGGCTCCCTTGTCGCCGAACACGGCAAGGACAGACACCATCTGATCCCCATCCTGCAGGCTATACAGAGTCTGTATAACTACCTGCCCAAAGAGCTGCTGCTGGAAGTTTCCGCCCAGACAGGCATCCCTCTCTCCAACATCTACGGCGTTGCCACCTTTTACGCCTTCTTCTCCCTGGACCCCAAGGGAAAGAACATGATCAAGGTCTGCAACGGCACCGCCTGCCACGTCCGGAACAACAAGCCCATCATCGAAGCTGCTCTGAAGGTCTGCAACATCCCCGAAGGCGGCATCACCTCCGAGGACAGACTCTTTTCTGTCGAAAAGGTCAATTGTCTCGGCGCCTGCGGACTCGCTCCCGCAGTGGTAGTCAACGGCAAGGTGTACGGGCACGTCACTCCCGACAAGATCACTGCTTTGATAAACGAACTTAAAGCCAAGGAGGAAGCATAA